In the Sphingobacterium sp. PCS056 genome, TTTGAGTATTTATCAAATATTCTTTTCAGGTTGTAAGTGTCCCAAAAAATCAAACAGCTTAAAACTGGACATAAATGTTTAGATTTAAGTAATAAGATGAAAAAGACACGTTTTACAGAAACCCAGATTGTAAGAGCTCTCAAAGAAGGAGAAGAAGGTAGAAAGACGGATGATATCTGCCGGGAGCTTGAGATTAGCAAAGCCACCTTTTATAACTGGAAAAGTCGTTACGGTGGCATGGAAGCATCTGATGTCAAGCGCCTGAAGGAACTTGAAGAAGAAAATGCACGCCTGAAAAAGATGTTTGCCGAGCTGAGTATGAACCATGATATCCTAAAAGAAGTCATCACAAAAAAAGGTTGGGGCTCCGGCAACAAAAACAGTTAACTCAGGAAATTGTCCTAGATCACGGTTTGAGTGTCGCCGGAGCCTGTAAATTGACAGGTATGTGCCGTTCACAATATTACTATGTTAGCAAGAAAGACGACAGTGCCGTGATGGCAGCATTAGATGATCTGTCCTCCAAACATCCTGTATATGGATTTCGAAAACTATATGCCTACTTGCGCAGAGAAGGTAAGCCCTGGAATCATAAGAAAGTATACAGGGTATATAAGCTGCTCAATATGAATAAGAAGAGACGTGTCAAACGTCGGCTTCCTGTTCGGCAGAAACAACCTTTGGAACAACAGGTCAGCATAAATCAAAAATGGAGCATGGACTTTATGAGCGATAGCTTGGCAAGCGGAAACAGATTTAGAACCTTTAATGTAATGGATGACTGTTCCCGTGAAATATTGTGTATCGAAGTAGCTACCTCTATTTCTTCTGTACGGGTCACCCGGGCACTGGAACAAATCATAGACTGGCGAGGTAAGCCGTTCTGTCTGCGTGTAGATAATGGCCCCGAATTCACCAGTCATCATTTTGATCTCTGGTGTAAAAGTCAAGGCATCGCGATTCAATTTATTCAGCCCGGAAAACCTATGCAAAACGGTTATATCGAACGTTTTAATCGAAGTTATCGAAAAGAAATTTTGGATGCTTATTTATTTTTCAACCTGGCAGAAGTCCGAGAACATACCCAAATATGGATGGATGAATATAATAACAACAGGCCTCACGAAGGACTTGGCAATCTTACACCAGCGGAATTATCAGAAAATATTAGACAAAAACAACAAATAAATAAATTAGTAACGTAAATTAGAAAAGTCCAATTCCAGCTGTAGGAAAAATGGGGTACTTACAAGGTATTAATGCTGTTTTGCAAATATAAAACGAGGAAAATTGCAATGTTGAATTGGGATAATACTAAATAAAGCTAGCATATTCAAGTAATACATTTGATAATGTATACTTAAAAATTA is a window encoding:
- a CDS encoding IS3 family transposase (programmed frameshift) → MKKTRFTETQIVRALKEGEEGRKTDDICRELEISKATFYNWKSRYGGMEASDVKRLKELEEENARLKKMFAELSMNHDILKEVINKKRLGLRQQKQLTQEIVLDHGLSVAGACKLTGMCRSQYYYVSKKDDSAVMAALDDLSSKHPVYGFRKLYAYLRREGKPWNHKKVYRVYKLLNMNKKRRVKRRLPVRQKQPLEQQVSINQKWSMDFMSDSLASGNRFRTFNVMDDCSREILCIEVATSISSVRVTRALEQIIDWRGKPFCLRVDNGPEFTSHHFDLWCKSQGIAIQFIQPGKPMQNGYIERFNRSYRKEILDAYLFFNLAEVREHTQIWMDEYNNNRPHEGLGNLTPAELSENIRQKQQINKLVT